The region AAAGGcactatttatgtatttattgatttacctATGTATTGATTTGTGTGTGTATGGATGGGGGGGATGGATGGGTATTgatttgtgcatttatttattgtcgCTCTTCCTCTCCCATGACCAGAACACTTGAAGACTGCTCTGGAAGACTACATGGTCCGCCTGCCCAAGGTGAGGATCGTCCGCACCAAGAAGAGGGAGGGCTTGATCCGAACACGGCTGCTCGGGGCCTCTGTGGCCATCGGGGGAGTGATCACCTTCCTGGACTCGCACTGCGAGGCCAACGTCAACTGGCTGCCCCCTCTCCTTGGTACGCACCCAGAGTGCTCCTCTCGGCCACCACGCTTTAGGAAACAACTAAGAGAAGAGAAGTAGATCTCATAattaacaaacactttttttcgGGAGGGGTAGCTGGCTAAGCGGAGGTTGGGCGGTATGAATTCAGTTGCACTTGCACACGATGCATTGCGCAGAACAATTCCACTGTCCTagctcagaaaccatttgagatgcAGACTTCATATTTCACCGCTATATAAACATCCTGTTAAATCGAAACTGGGCACCATGATATAATACTCAAACCACTGATGTGCCAGTAAGTTCAGTTTCGTTATTTAACTACATGCTCATGGTTTATGAATACAGATCCACATGTCTGTATCCTGCAGTAACTTCTACATTACAGAGTAGCCCAGCTCAGTCTAGTTTGTGTGCACGTATATTACTTTTCTACCAAGATCACTTCTGAAAACTTCAGCATGTACCTTCCCCACCCCCTTCTGTTGACTGCAGACAGGATAGCCCAAAACCGGAAGACGATTGTGTGTCCCATGATTGATGTGATCGACCACGACAACTTCGGCTACGAAACCCAGGCAGGAGATGCCATGCGAGGAGCCTTCGACTGGGAGATGTACTACAAGCGCATCCCCATTCCCTCGGAGATCCAGAACAGTGATCCCAGCGAGCCTTTCGAGTGAGTGGAGAGAGACGCGCGCTCTGCGCTCATGtgctgttattattgttgttgttattgttgttttgacCATTATTCAGAGGTCAAAGTATTGGGAGAGGCACACACATTTTACAATGCTAATTTAATTCATAGACAGTTCAACAAGAAGACAAGTTTTAATGGCTGTTTCAGAATTGCACGAGATTAATGTAAATGGAAATTTACACAGTCGGGATATTCGTCCATTATTCCTCCTTGGTTGTTGTTATTCTGTTGTCACCATTGGGTTATGGCATGCTTCAGTTCTGTCAGAATATATACGAATCCTCTTTTTCTTGCATCACTTTTTTGCCGGAattcatgcatggcgacctcatatggggacagataaaaaaaatcttcttatATTTATATGGTGACATATGGAAGgcgcaaatgcatgatgacctcaaaAAAAGCAATTTTCCATTCGTATTGGAAGTGGTTTTAGTGCCCATTGTGGTAATGACTGCTCTAATAGCACCGTGCAAACAGACCTGAGAGACACAGCAATGTGTTAATGACTGCTCTAATAGCACAGTGCAAACAGACCTGAGAGACACAGCAATGTGTTAATGACTGCTCTAATAGCACAGTGCAAACAGACCTGAGAGACACAGCAATGTGTTAATGACTTCTAATAGCACAGTGCAAACAGACCTGAGAGAGACAGCAATGTGTTAATGACTGCTCTAATAGCACAGTGCAAACAGACCTGAGAGAGACAGCAATGTGTTAATGACTGCTCTAATAGCACAGTGCAAACAGACCTGAGAGAGACAGCAATGTGTTAATGACTGCTCTAATAGCACAGTGCAAACAGACCTGAGAGACACAGCAATGTGTTAATGACTTCTAATAGCACAGTGCAAACAGACCTGAGAGAGACAGCAATGTGTTAATGACTGCTAATAGCACAGTGCAAACAGACCTGAGAGAGACAGCAATGTGTTAATGACTGCTCTAATAGCACCGTGCAAACAGACCTGGGAGAGACAGCATTGTGTTAATGACTGCTCTAATAGCACAGTGCAAACAGACCAAACAGACCTAGCACAGTGAGACCTGAGAGAGACAGCATTGTGTTAATGACTGCTCTAATAGCACAGTGCAAACAGACCTGAGAGACACAGCAATGTGTTAATGACTTCTAATAGCACAGTGCAAACAGACCTGAGAGAGACAGCAATGTGTTAATGACTGCTCTAATAGCACCGTGCAAACAGGCCTGAGAGAGACAGCAATGTGTTAATGACTGCTCTAATAGCACAGTGCAAACAGACCTGGGAGAGACAGCATTGTGTTAATGACTGCTCTAATAGCACAGTGCAAACAGACCTGGGAGAGACAGCATTGTGTTAATGACTGCTCTAATAGCACAGTGCAAACAGACCTGAGAGAGACAGCAATGTGTTAATGACTGCTCTAATAGCACCGTGCAAACAGGCCTGAGAGAGACAGCAATGTGTTAATGACTGCTCTAATAGCACCGTGCAAACAGGCCTGAGAGAGACAGCAATATTTTGCCAGGAACTAATTCTCATTACTTtctaaacatttgtttgttttacagggctcttgaaaattgtaaaacacaatATCTATTACACTTTGATGATTCATTTAATTGCTCCTAATTGCTATATTGTGCTTTGACTGCTTGTGGTTGATGATCATGAAGAATTATTTTGACAATTTCAAAGCTCTGCATCTCTAACTAAGAAGGCATATTTGCATTGTCTTTGCAATGCTGTTTTAATTACCTGCCTTTGTCAAAGAATGGCTATGCTGATCTTCTTGTGCCCATCttgttatttgttaaattactgctacagtcagcactcagatatctgttacccagatacacggcCAGCGTTTTCCCGCCCTtgtgttaagaataaaatcaatcaccgtctttgtgtgtgtgtatgtaacaaattaatgcacttgcccGTCACACTCGATTTCCGACTCCTTCACCGGTTTTTTCATACAAAGCCCagctcttcagtgttacaatttatttgattatccgtcaCACTCTgcgctttttatttttattgtgcagttacacagtgcttcctccagtttcacccgACAAAAATGCAGTCTAAACAATGtaggtaatgtaacagttaatcattaaatagttttagatactgtgTTTAATccgtgatctttagttgcttttgtgcattttcatttgcaagtgaactgtgacgtcttttttgtgttccctgaaaaacggacaaggtaTGGAATGGGCcacaatgaaataatcagatctgCGTCACGTGAGTTTAACCATCGCTGAAGTTAACATtctatagggtcggatatgtgagtgctgactccTCTGTGTTTTTACTGGGTCTCTCAGTAAAGAGCTCTCctgtgttttcactgggtctctcagtaaagagctctcctctgtgtttcactgggtctctctgtaaagagctctcctctgtgtttcactgggtctctctgtaaagagctctcctctgtgttttcactgggtctctctgtaaagagctctcctctgttttcactgggtctctctgtaaagagctctcctctgTGTTTTTACTGGGTCTCTCAGTAAAGAGCTCTCTTCTGTGTTTTTAATGGGTCTCTcagtaaagagctctcctctgtgttttcactgggtctctcactaaagagctctcctctctgttTCCGCAGGTCCCCTGTTATGGCCGGGGGATTGTTTGCTGTTGACAGAAAGTGGTTCTGGGAACTCGGGGGCTACGACACTGGCCTCGAGATCTGGGGAGGAGAGCAGTATGAGATCTCGTTCAAGGTAGGTCTGCATCCTCGAAGTGAAGGCGTCATGTTCATCGGGCTCTGACATGCACAGCTGAAACGGGTAGGTTTTTGGCTCTGGTTTATTCTCTTAATTAAAATGGAGCGTTTTCCTCGTTTTTGTACAGCATGATAAATGGCTGTGATCGCCAGCGTGACGTTGAGTAATGCCTCATCACATCCCAGGAATGTGTCTCTTAAAGTCCATTCCCATGTTGGTGAGAGTCTTTAATCCTCTTCCAGACATGCAGAAATCGACGCCCTGTCTTTTTTTAGAAGGGGTTTCCAGCAGGTTTTCTGGGGTTCGCTAGAGTTTCTGCTTTTACATTCCTAACACAGAAAGCGCAGCCCGGTCCCAATTACACTTGTCCTCTTGGTGTGCTCTCTGCAGGTGTGGATGTGTGGTGGCCGCATGGAGGATATCCCCTGCTCCAGGGTGGGGCACATTTACAGGAAGTACGTCCCCTACAAGGTTCCTGGGGGCGTCAGCCTGGCCAGGGTAAGGCCAGTATTTACCAGTCAAATGTTTTCAAGGCTTGTGTTCAATCAGTCTGTTCTTTAGCGAGACCTCTGATTTGTTTAAGTACAAAAGGaaaacaattgattttttttttttggagtcgGACAAACACAAAACCGCAGTGGTAAAGTTTGTACATGTGCTCCTCGCTAAATTAGCGTCGCCTGATTAGGAGCGGCACAGATTTCATGTCGAGATCCTGTTTCATCAGACACGCATTGTAAAGAAGCTGTGCAGAGTTGAGATTGAACTCCCAGACGAAGCTGTGCAGAGTTGAGATTGAACTCCCAGACGAAGCTGTGCAGAGTTGAGATTGAACTCCCAGACGAAGCTGTGCAGAGTTGAGATTGAACTCCCAGACGAAGCTGTGCAGAGTTGAGATTGAACTCCCAGACGAAGCTGTGCAGAGTTGAGATTGAACTCCCAGATGAAGCTGTGCAGAGTTGAGATTGAACTCCTAGACGAAGCTGTGCAGAGTTGAGATTGAACTCCTAGACGAAGCTGTGCAGAGTTGAGATTGAACTCCTAGACGAAGCTGTGCAGAGTTGAGATTGAACTCCTAGACGAAGCTGTGCAGAGTTGAGATTGAACTCCTAGACGAAGCTGTGTTTGCATTGATTGACGGAGAGGTGAAGCTCCCCCCCTTTCCTGCCATATTATGCAAGCAGTTTCTCTTgaagcaattatttttctttgcattcaTGTCTGGCGTTGTCACAGCAGCAACGGGAGGCTTGAAGAAGCTTGTGTTTCTGTAAGGAGCTCTTCAAAGACAAAGAAAGGACCCACATCTCCTCCTCGACTTGAGAGGAACTGTGCTTCTGCTCAGGAATAGTGAAGCAGGTTCACATTGAGAACGCTCCTACAGTTCTATTAAAACAGACAGGATGCTCGCTGTAGTGCCAGTGTGTTTAATTAATTTCAAAGCAGTTTTTATGAATGCATGGTGCTGATGTGTCAGGGATGCAGTGTGAATGGGACCAGTGATGCTGGCTCCCCATGTTGCACCTGTTATTACAGGCTGTGTCTGGTGCTGTTGGCAGGCTTGCTCTGCAGGTAATGTCAGTGCATCTGCACTCCCTGTTGTGTGCTGCTGCTCTCACTCCCCTGAGCAGAGGCTAGCTGAAACTCCTGTTTAGTGTTGCACTGTTATGCAGATATCCAATCCGGGAACAAACACAGCAATAGAGTGATTTGAGACAGTGCATAGAAAGGAATTAAACGGCGCCTTTAAAACTAAGTGGCCAAAGTTTCTTcagtttgcatttaaaataaggtCATGTCCCCAGACAGTGGCACCCTCTGCCGGACTGCCTCTGTTTGTGGTGCATCCTGTTGATAAACCCCTGCAGATCAAAGTAGGGCTAGGACAGTatgaaatttgcacggtatgataatcttttaaaaaatacagtggtaaccttaatatcatggtatacagtacatcatgcaagttgtCAAATAAAGAAAGActaatctgtgataagtgatgtataattttataataaagttaatgtttatctattacattaaactgacttgataatccagacaaatatagcgcgttgaaaatgtgtgctgtgctgcaaggtttggagaaggtgtttctctaaaagctgcgtgtgaggtcagaaagacagcagacAATTGCAGccagcgcagcaagctctgggtaacagaacacagcaattgaaacgtgtattctgtgtcgttgaccgtttccttcaaagccattatcaaaatacagtatcagttcacaaaaagatcttcctcagacactttgctaaggctgcaagtattATCGCTTTATTTAGAAGAAGCATGAATTCCGATAATTTCGGTGTAGAATAAAAGTAACAGtgttaataccgtaatgtacctaaaccggtataccgacccatccctagaTGAAAGCTCTATCAAGAGTACAGCCTGTGCTATCAACTCTACAGACACGCTTCAATCCTGGTTGCATGTAATCCCATGGCAtttctgaagcagcagcagcttatgCTGTCTGGAAATAGGCCAGGCAAGCCTAGGATGCTGTGAGAGCCATGGAGGCGCTGCTGTTAATCACAGGCagtgtttttcatgcatttcaCAGAATCTGAAGCGTGTGGCCGAGGTGTGGATGGACGAGTATGCAGAGTACATTTACCAGCGCAGGCCCGAGTACAGACACCTCTCTGCTGGGGACGTGAGCACGCAGAAGCAGCTCAGGAGGACCCTGAACTGTAAAAACTTCAAGTGGTTCATGACAGAGGTGGCCTGGGATCTGCCCAAGCACTACCCACCCGTGGAGCCTCCGGCAGCGGCATGGGGAGAGGTAACTCAGGACCCTTACAGGAGTGTCCCATAGCGAAAGCATGGGCAGGCATTGCAAAGAACAGCGGAGCGTGGGAaacgcattcacacacagtaaagAACAGGAGCATGggaaacacattcacacacagtaaagAACAGAGGAGCGTAggaaacacattcacacacagtaaagAACAAGAGCGTGggaaacacattcacacacagtaaagAACAGAGGAGCGTGGGAAACACGTTCACACACAGTAAAGAACAAGAGAGTGggaaacacattcacacacagtaaagAACAGAGGAGCGTGGGAAACACGTTCACACACAGTAAAGAACAGGGGAGTGTGggaaacacattcacacacagtaaagAACAGGGGAGCGTGggaaacacattcacacacagtaaagAACAGGAGTGTGGGAAACACATTCACACTTCAGTTACGTGCCCAGAACAGTGGGGTAGTTCTACTGGGTTGTAAGATGGTGATTTGTAAAGGTGTGTACTGTTAAAATAATCCAGGGAGAAAAATCAGAAGATCGTTGCCACCTTTAAAAGCACAATATTAATGTAAGAGATgctgaaatacacacacatgaTATACTGTAGAAAGTGCAAATGCAAAGAGAAATTCtctgagggattttttttttttttaaaatgctcagaACAATTCTTCTGCTACTCTTTCCAGCAACTCAGTAGTTTCTTTCCAGTTTTACTCTGGTATGAACTGGTTTCAGAGCCCTGCCGCTGGTCCTTGATCACATGGAAATGGCTCAGCAGGGTAAAGTCATGTGTTTAAGTAGCTCAACTGAATGTATTTGCTGCTCCTCTCCAGATCCGCAACATAGGCACTGGCCTGTGTGTGGAGAGCAAGCACAGCGCCTCGGGCTCCCCCATCAGACTGGAATCCTGCCTCAAAGGAAGAGGGGAGGGTGGGTGGAATCACAGACAGGTAATCAGGCTTGtattgaaacctggaatgggtgaaacagctatgcaataggagtattatttccatcccttctAATAGGTTAGAGCTTAAACATTCGCCTAGTGGCAAACGTTTACAGTTGTGCCTGACCGTTTAGAACTGATGAGGAAAATAATTCAGTGCAAATCTAGGCTCTGGTCTTGGATGGCATATTCAACCTTTTTTCAGTCCGTTTCATAGACAATGAAGTGCTGCACACATGCAGTCTTGTGATGGCTTTTCAGCACATGTTAAAGTTTTCTAAATATCACCACAGTCTCTCCACATGTTACACAGTGGTTAATACAATGCAGTGTCTCCGTGTTACACAATGGTTAGTGCAATGCTGCACAGTCGTAGTATAAAGTGCCCGTGCTCCACGCGGCTGCATTGAAACCCTGTGAAACATGACAGATGAAGAGAGTTAACGAGCCTCCTCCTCTGCTTTGAAGGTCTTCACGTTTGGCTGGCGTGAAGATATCCGGCTGGGGGACCCGTTGCATGTGAAGAAGGTTTGCCTCGACGCAGTTTCACACAGCAGCCCCGTCACGCTGTACGACTGCCACGGGATGAAGGGCAACCAGCAGTGGAGATACAGGAAGGTAGGACTCGGAAAGAACTTCAGAGCTGCACCTTCACAGCATCATGTTGAGAAGAGCTTAGTGCAATGACGGTCCATTTCTACACAGGCATATCTAGCGTTAGCACTGTCCTTTTACAGATGTTACCTTGGTACTTCCTACAGGACTGAAGGGTCTACCTGAACCTAATGAATGCTGAACTTTCTCTCCAGGACAGAAGTATTTATCACCCGATCACAAACAGCTGCCTGGACTGCAGTGGGCCAGAGAGACGAGTCTTCATGAGAGGCTGTGACTCTACATCACAGACACAGCACTGGCTCTTTGAGAAAACAAACTCCACGGTCTTGGAGGAGTTCAACAGAGACACTTAAACGCTCTCACTTCTTACCAGTACAGAGTTTATTACAGGGGTGCCAGGGCTAACTtgggtatttttttaaaggttttataaGAAGAATAATGGTTAGAAGGGATATTTCTCAGGAGTGATTTTATTGATGCAATGGGCAAGCCAGGCTAGATATACATTGTCTTGAatgtgaaaacaaaactgaaaagttGGGTGAAACCTCTCACTGCTGTCCAGTATTGAAATCTGAATGGCTGGAGTAATGTTGTAGACTTGGTGAGTTAGAATTGTGTGTCCTCCATGCAGGGCAATGACAGAGACAAACCGGTAccaaacaaagacagacacattCGATACTTTGCCAAAttgcacaaaaaatgtaattgctgaaAGCACAATTGAAACTTAATACCAGGGATCCCTTTGGAAAGAAACCATGAAGGCACTCTAGCAATCAAAGAGCAGGCAGATTTATGAAATGGCGCACTTCACTTAAGAATTGAAATTTAATTTCACATCATTTTATGATGTTCTTGTATTGAATGCATTACAGTGAACTTGGAGGGTATGTTCTGCACTAAAACAAAAGGGTGCCTTTTGCAATTCTTCTCTTGTGGCTTGTCCAACTTGTACTTTATTGTTTTGATTGAAATGCATTGCTGTAAATGTTAAAGGgagatgttgttttattttatgcagGAGCTCTTGCAATGTTAAACTTGAATGGAATTCCAGTACCTTGCAGCGCACGTATTCCTGGAGGGATTGTTCCTGATCTGGTGGTAAAGCTGCAGTGTATTTGAATGTGCAAACGTGTTTTCATTgaggaaataaataacacattgtttCTAAATTACTGCGGGGCAAAACAGACAAATGTTTTCAAAAAGCCTGTTTGTTAGGTTTAGAGTAATATATTGTAGCTTTAGAACTACAGTTTAATAAAGGGATTTattgaaaacagtttaaaatcaaATTTCAAAGGTGCGGAATCGCCAGAAAGCAGCTTCTTCAGCATTTGAGAATTGTTGCAATAAATCAGGCTGTGCAGTGTGCAATAACACACAGCGAAGAGAAAACTCCACTTAACCAAAATGATCAGGAACAAATAATGCTTTGTAAAAGTGCCCCAGCATTACTGTACAGTCATAGCATTCTCTCCACCTCTCTCATCTGCTGCACCTTGTTAGATGGCTGTGTGTGCTGCTTCACATTTGACCAGGGCTGTTGCAAAGCTAGCACTGGCTTTTAGGGGTTATTTAACAATGTCCAGAATTGCC is a window of Polyodon spathula isolate WHYD16114869_AA chromosome 12, ASM1765450v1, whole genome shotgun sequence DNA encoding:
- the LOC121324349 gene encoding polypeptide N-acetylgalactosaminyltransferase 10-like isoform X5; this translates as MHSCRTKLYLEKLPNTSIIIPFHNEGWSSLLRTVHSVLHRSPPQLLAEIILVDDFSDKEHLKTALEDYMVRLPKVRIVRTKKREGLIRTRLLGASVAIGGVITFLDSHCEANVNWLPPLLDRIAQNRKTIVCPMIDVIDHDNFGYETQAGDAMRGAFDWEMYYKRIPIPSEIQNSDPSEPFESPVMAGGLFAVDRKWFWELGGYDTGLEIWGGEQYEISFKVWMCGGRMEDIPCSRVGHIYRKYVPYKVPGGVSLARNLKRVAEVWMDEYAEYIYQRRPEYRHLSAGDVSTQKQLRRTLNCKNFKWFMTEVAWDLPKHYPPVEPPAAAWGEIRNIGTGLCVESKHSASGSPIRLESCLKGRGEGGWNHRQVFTFGWREDIRLGDPLHVKKVCLDAVSHSSPVTLYDCHGMKGNQQWRYRKDRSIYHPITNSCLDCSGPERRVFMRGCDSTSQTQHWLFEKTNSTVLEEFNRDT
- the LOC121324349 gene encoding polypeptide N-acetylgalactosaminyltransferase 10-like isoform X1; this encodes MRGVYYVLALELAMGSGVKLRRASCFRAEGNTQLKLLPCATVWKAEISRGSCIPADHAFHIRPKKEAKLGLDGDRRRDWHDQEAIRRDAARSGDGEQGKPFPLTDADREDQAYRENGFNIYVSDKISVNRSIPDIRHPNCRTKLYLEKLPNTSIIIPFHNEGWSSLLRTVHSVLHRSPPQLLAEIILVDDFSDKEHLKTALEDYMVRLPKVRIVRTKKREGLIRTRLLGASVAIGGVITFLDSHCEANVNWLPPLLDRIAQNRKTIVCPMIDVIDHDNFGYETQAGDAMRGAFDWEMYYKRIPIPSEIQNSDPSEPFESPVMAGGLFAVDRKWFWELGGYDTGLEIWGGEQYEISFKVWMCGGRMEDIPCSRVGHIYRKYVPYKVPGGVSLARNLKRVAEVWMDEYAEYIYQRRPEYRHLSAGDVSTQKQLRRTLNCKNFKWFMTEVAWDLPKHYPPVEPPAAAWGEIRNIGTGLCVESKHSASGSPIRLESCLKGRGEGGWNHRQVFTFGWREDIRLGDPLHVKKVCLDAVSHSSPVTLYDCHGMKGNQQWRYRKDRSIYHPITNSCLDCSGPERRVFMRGCDSTSQTQHWLFEKTNSTVLEEFNRDT
- the LOC121324349 gene encoding polypeptide N-acetylgalactosaminyltransferase 10-like isoform X4, with product MRGVYYVLALELAMGSGVKLRRASCFRAEGNTQLKLLPCATVWKAEISRGSCIPADHAFHIRPKKEAKLGLDGDRRRDWHDQEAIRRDAARSGDGEQGKPFPLTDADREDQAYRENGFNIYVSDKISVNRSIPDIRHPNCRTKLYLEKLPNTSIIIPFHNEGWSSLLRTVHSVLHRSPPQLLAEIILVDDFSDKEHLKTALEDYMVRLPKVRIVRTKKREGLIRTRLLGASVAIGGVITFLDSHCEANVNWLPPLLDRIAQNRKTIVCPMIDVIDHDNFGYETQAGDAMRGAFDWEMYYKRIPIPSEIQNSDPSEPFESPVMAGGLFAVDRKWFWELGGYDTGLEIWGGEQYEISFKVWMCGGRMEDIPCSRVGHIYRKYVPYKVPGGVSLARNLKRVAEVWMDEYAEYIYQRRPEYRHLSAGDVSTQKQLRRTLNCKNFKWFMTEVAWDLPKHYPPVEPPAAAWGEIRNIGTGLCVESKHSASGSPIRLESCLKGRGEGGWNHRQVFTFGWREDIRLGDPLHVKKVCLDAVSHSSPVTLYDCHGMKGNQQWRYRKD
- the LOC121324349 gene encoding polypeptide N-acetylgalactosaminyltransferase 10-like isoform X3; this encodes MCVFTESRRTMQAFHIRPKKEAKLGLDGDRRRDWHDQEAIRRDAARSGDGEQGKPFPLTDADREDQAYRENGFNIYVSDKISVNRSIPDIRHPNCRTKLYLEKLPNTSIIIPFHNEGWSSLLRTVHSVLHRSPPQLLAEIILVDDFSDKEHLKTALEDYMVRLPKVRIVRTKKREGLIRTRLLGASVAIGGVITFLDSHCEANVNWLPPLLDRIAQNRKTIVCPMIDVIDHDNFGYETQAGDAMRGAFDWEMYYKRIPIPSEIQNSDPSEPFESPVMAGGLFAVDRKWFWELGGYDTGLEIWGGEQYEISFKVWMCGGRMEDIPCSRVGHIYRKYVPYKVPGGVSLARNLKRVAEVWMDEYAEYIYQRRPEYRHLSAGDVSTQKQLRRTLNCKNFKWFMTEVAWDLPKHYPPVEPPAAAWGEIRNIGTGLCVESKHSASGSPIRLESCLKGRGEGGWNHRQVFTFGWREDIRLGDPLHVKKVCLDAVSHSSPVTLYDCHGMKGNQQWRYRKDRSIYHPITNSCLDCSGPERRVFMRGCDSTSQTQHWLFEKTNSTVLEEFNRDT
- the LOC121324349 gene encoding polypeptide N-acetylgalactosaminyltransferase 10-like isoform X2, with the translated sequence MRRKEKRLLQIAGLLIAAILFLPNVGLWSLYRDKVLDNLPEREVGTGAGAVQAFHIRPKKEAKLGLDGDRRRDWHDQEAIRRDAARSGDGEQGKPFPLTDADREDQAYRENGFNIYVSDKISVNRSIPDIRHPNCRTKLYLEKLPNTSIIIPFHNEGWSSLLRTVHSVLHRSPPQLLAEIILVDDFSDKEHLKTALEDYMVRLPKVRIVRTKKREGLIRTRLLGASVAIGGVITFLDSHCEANVNWLPPLLDRIAQNRKTIVCPMIDVIDHDNFGYETQAGDAMRGAFDWEMYYKRIPIPSEIQNSDPSEPFESPVMAGGLFAVDRKWFWELGGYDTGLEIWGGEQYEISFKVWMCGGRMEDIPCSRVGHIYRKYVPYKVPGGVSLARNLKRVAEVWMDEYAEYIYQRRPEYRHLSAGDVSTQKQLRRTLNCKNFKWFMTEVAWDLPKHYPPVEPPAAAWGEIRNIGTGLCVESKHSASGSPIRLESCLKGRGEGGWNHRQVFTFGWREDIRLGDPLHVKKVCLDAVSHSSPVTLYDCHGMKGNQQWRYRKDRSIYHPITNSCLDCSGPERRVFMRGCDSTSQTQHWLFEKTNSTVLEEFNRDT